From the genome of Flavobacterium sediminis:
ATTTTTTAATGTATCTGAGATCAGGATCAAATTTTTTGATCTGCTCCGTAGGATTAAAAATCCTGAAGTAAGGTGCTGCATCAACTCCGCTTCCGGCTGCCCATTGCCAGTTCCCTATATTACTGGCTTGTTCATAATCTAATAATTTTTGAGCAAAATAGGTTTCGCCCCAGCGCCAATCGATCAATAAATGCTTGCATAAAAAGCTTGCCACGATCATGCGAACCCTGTTGTGCATGTGTCCGGTAGTATTTAATTCCCGCATGCCGGCATCTACAAAAGGATAACCGGTTTTTCCTTCACACCACAACTGGAAATTTTTTTCGTGGGTATTCCAGATAATATTGTTGTACTGTGGTTTGAAACTTTTATGAACAGTGTGCGGAAAGTGCCAAAGGATCTGCATGAAAAATTCCCGCCAGATCAGTTCATTCAAAAATGTTTTGTCAGAACAAGTATCTGCTTTTTGAACAATTTTACGAATAGAAACCGTTCCGAAACGTAAATGTGTACTAAGGAAAGAAGTTCCGTGGATCGCCGGAAAATTTCGGGTCTCTTTATAATTTGCAATCAGCTTTTCAGAAAGATCATAAGGACTAACTGTAATAGTTGAGTATTCAAAACCGATATCTTTCAGTTGTAAAAAAGGGTAGGAGTGGACTGCGAACTTGTGTAATAATTTTTCTGACGGGTGATGGACAATAGTTTTATGAAGCCATTCTTCTTTCCATTTTTTAGAATAGGGTGTATATATAACATAAGGCGATCTGTCACTTTTTGTAATTTCATCCTTTTCGAAAATAACCTGATCTTTACACGTTTTAAATGAAACGGCATGTTGCTGTAAAAGTTGAAAAACGGCTTTGTCCCGTTTTCGGGCATAAGGTTCGTAATCGTGATTGGTATAAACTGTAGTAATAGGATTTTCCTCAATCAGTTTTTCAAAAACCTGTAAAGGATCGTCTGAAAAGACAGCTAATCTTCTTCCTGCATGTTCGAGTTGATTCCGGAGGTTTTCTAATTGTTGGTAAATAAAAGTGACTCGGGCATCGTTTTTAGGCAATTGAGACAGAATATTCGGGTCAAAAATAAAAATCGGCAAGACCTCTTCCTCCGAATTCAAAGCATGATATAATCCGGTATTATCTTCTAAGCGCAGATCTCTCCTAAACCAAAATATTCTCATAGCTTGTCGTTATATGTTCCGAACAAATCGTTTAATTTTCGTTCGCGATATTTAAAAATTTCCTCCAGTTTAGGTTTAACCAATACAGGATGGACTAATTGTCCTATAAATCCGTAAGGTAATTTATAGTCTACAATATCTTCCATTTCGACACCCCCATTAATTGATTTAAAAAAGTGTTTGTGATGCCAAAGAGCATAAGGGCCAAAGCGTTGTTCATCTACAAAGAATTCCTGAGGAACAACATGTGTAATTTCAGTGACCCATTTTGTTTTTATTTTTAAAACAGGAGAAACTAAATATTGAATGATCTGTCCCGGGTACATCTTTTTTTCAGCACCGCTTATGATCTCAAAACCCATATAATCAGGTGTGATGCGTTTTAGATTTTTAGGGTCTGAAAAAAAGTCCCATGCATCGTTAAGAGCGATGGGTAATTTTTGCGTTCTATGTAGTCGGTAAATTTGCATAACAATATTGTTTAACAAAATTAATAATTTTATTAAACAAAATAAAAAATAATTTTAGGAAATGGTTAACAAATGAAAATTTTAATTTTAGTAATTTCGTAGCAAATGATTAAAATAAATAATTAGGATGAGAAAATTTATTGTTGTTGCTTTTTTGACGCTTACAGCAGCTTTATCGAATGCACAAGTTAAAACACCACAGGCAAGCCCGTTTGCCAAAGTTGATCAAACTGTAGGATTAACAGAAATTGAAGTAGAATATTGTCGCCCGAGTGCCAAAGGCAGAATTGTTTACGGAGAGTTAGTGCCTTATGGAAAAAATTGGAGAACCGGAGCGAATGCAAATACAACAATAAGTTTTAGTGATAATGTGGTGATTAATGGAAAAGAATTAAAAAAAGGGAAATATGCCCTTTATACAACACCCAGAGCTGATAGTTGGGATGTGATTTTTTATACGGATACAAGCAATTGGGGCTTACCGCAAGAGTGGGACGAGAAAAAAGTCGCTTTGCGTACCAGTGTAAAACCGGTTACTATAGGAAAACCTGTAGAATCGTTCACAATTTCTATTAATAATTTAACAAATGATTCCGGGACTTTAGATCTGGCTTGGGAGCGTACTTCCATTTCAATTCCGTTTTCAGTTCCTACGAATGAAATTGCCATGTCAAGTATAGAAAATGTTCTTGCCGGACCTTCAATGGATGATTATTATTCTGCAGCTCTATATTACTATCAGTCTAATGGTGATATGAAAAAAGCATTATTGTGGATCAATAATGCAATTTCTATGACTCCGACAGGAGAAGATGTTCCGTTTTGGTATTTGAGATTAAAAGCCCTTATTCAGGCTAAAACAGGAGATAAAACAGGAGCAATAGAAACAGCTAAGTATTCTCTTGACGGAGCTACTAAGGCAGGGAATAATGACTATATCAAAATGAATAAAGATAGTATCTCTGAATGGTCAAAATAAGATTTTCAGATCGTACTATAAATAAAAAAGCCGGAATTTCCGGCTTTTTTATTTATTTTATTCTTCTTCAAATTGCTGAGCTTTGGAATATACACGCCACTTTTCAATACAGTCTACCATATCCTGTGGGATTTCAGAATCAAAACGTATGAATTCTTTAGTGACTGGGTGTTCAAAACCTAACGTTTTGGCATGAAGCGCCTGACGGGGTAATACTTTAAAACAATTATCGACAAACTGTTTGTATTTAGTAAAAGTTGTTCCTTTTAAAATAGCATTACCGCCATAACGTTCGTCATTGAATAGAGTGTGACCAATGTGTTTCATGTGAACTCTGATCTGGTGTGTTCTTCCGGTTTCTAATCGACAGGAAACCAAAGTAACATAACCTAATCGTTCTAAAACTTTATAATGAGTGACAGCCGGTTTTCCTCTTTCTCCGTCCGGGAAAACTGCCATTTGCATTCTGTTGGTCGGATGGCGATCAATATTGCCTTCAATCGTTCCTTCATCTTCTTCGATATTTCCCCAAACTAAAGCAACATATTCTCGTTCCGATGTTTTTTCGGCAAACTGTTTGGTCAGGTAATCCATTGCTAATTCCGTTTTAGCAACAACTAATAATCCGGATGTGTCTTTGTCAATTCGGTGTACTAAGCCCGGACGCTCGGAACTATTCATGGGTAAATTGTCAAAATGATAAGCCAAAGCATTGACCAGAGTTCCGGAATAGTTTCCGTGTCCCGGATGAACCACCATTCCGGCAGGTTTGTTAATAACGATCAGCTGTTCGTCTTCATATACGATATCTAAAGGAATATTCTCTCCTTTCAACAAATGTTCGTAAGGAGGATGTTCAAACATGACCTTAATGATATCATTCGGCTTTATTTTATGGTTGGATTTGACCGGAACATCATTTACCAGAATATTTCCTGCATCAGCTGCTTTCTGAATTTTACTTCGGGTAACATTCTCAATTAAGTTCATTAAAAATTTATCAACCCGAAGCGGTTGCTGTCCTTTAGAAACTTCAAATCTATGGTGTTCGTATAATTCGTCTTCCGGTTCGTTATCGTTAATCTGATTACTCATTAAGGTTGGTTTTCATTATCATTAGTCGTTGACGTCTCATTATCAGTATTTATATTACTACCGTTAAAGAGTTCTTTACCGTCTCCTAAGACGAAATCGATTTTAGATGTTTTCTTTACTTTATCGCCTTTCTTTAATTTTTTACCGTTTTGCATGAGTTGTAAAACAACGTCTTTTGCAATACTCGGACGGTATATTTTTTTGCCTTCGTGCAGGCCTAAGGATTTTATATTTGCACTGATCTGACGATATGTTTTATCTTTAAAATCAGGAATAGTTACGTCGTCATATTCTCCGGAGTTCAACTTTATGTAAATTTTTCTACCGCTTTTTACATTATTTCCCGCTTTCGGATCCTGTTCCACAACTGAATACGGCGGCATATCAGGTTTAAAATCAACGGTATCTAATAAAATCAGTTCAAGATTGAGTTCAGCTAATTTTTCTTCAGCGATTTTTAATTGCATTTTAGAAAGATCAGGTACTTTGATTTCTTCTTCGTGTTTGGTCTGGATGTCCAGAAACTTCATTAATAGGAAGATAAGAACAATGGAAATACCCAAGGCAATGCCGATCTGGATCAAAAAAACTTTACTTGTTAAAAACTTACGTAAGCTCATAAATAAAAAATGTTATTTTGGCAAAGATATAAAATACAAAACATTTATAGTTAGGAATAAATAATGTAATTTTGCTATACTATATAACGATTCTATATGAAAAATGTTGCCATTATAATGGGCGGTTATTCCAGTGAATACAAAATTTCCTTAACGAGCGGAAATGTGGTCTTTCAAAATTTAGATCGAACAAAATACAAACCGTATCGGATTCATATTCTGAAAGAAAAATGGGTGTATGTAGATGAAGACGAACAGGAATTTCCTATTAACAAACATGACTTTTCTGTAGAAAAAGAAGGGCGGAAAATAACTTTTGATGTAGTTTTTAATGCCATTCACGGAACTCCGGGTGAAGATGGTTTGATGCAGGCATATTTAGAGTTGTTACAAATTCCGCAAACATCTTGTGATTATTATCAGGCTGCCTTAACCTTTAATAAAAGAGACTTACTTTCCGTATTGAAACCTTACGGAATTAAAACGGCTCAGTCTTTTTATTTGAATCAGGGAGATGCAATTAATCAGGAAAAAATTATGGAAATAGTAGGTTTGCCTTGCTTTGTAAAACCTAATAAATCGGGTTCTAGTTTCGGGATTTCTAAAGTAAAGGAATCAAGTGAATTGCTTTCTGCCATTGAGAATGCTTACCGGGAAGACAACGAAATCATTATAGAAAGTTTTTTAGACGGAACAGAAGTTTCTGTGGGTGTGATAAACTATAAAGGAGAAATTACCGTTTTACCTATGACGGAGATCGTATCAGAAAATGATTTTTTTGATTACGAAGCAAAGTATTTAGGGAAATCTCAGGAAATAACACCAGCCAGAATTTCGGAGGAAGTCCATCGAAAAGTAGCGGAAACAGCTAAAAAAGCTTATGAAATCCTGAAAATGAAAGGGTTTTCACGAAGCGAATTTATTATTGTAAACGGAGAACCTTACATGCTTGAGATGAATACTATTCCGGGATTGACTAATGAAAGTATTTTGCCGCAACAAGCCGGAAAAGCCGGAATTTCATTAGGTCAACTCTTTGAAAATGCAATAGAATTAGCTCTTAAAATTAGTTTGTGATGAAAAAAATAATCCAATTGACCCTCATTGTAATGTGCTTGTTCGTACAGCAATCATGGTCTCAAATTCAAATGCTGAAAAAGACCTCTTCTGTCGAGAATAAGGAAATTAAAACAGCAAAAAAAGAAGTAAAGATTCAGCAAGAAGTACAAACTTTGCCTAAAGATCAGTTAAAAAGTATCAAAGAAACTTATAACTGGACCAAAGAAGAGATCTTAGTTATCAATTTTAAAGGGCTTAAAGACGAATGCCCTTTTAGTATTTACGATGGTTTACAGGCTACACAGGATTGGTTTGATAATGAAGTCTATCCGAATGTGGATCTCACGAATTGCCGTAATATTTACATCTATGCCGATAAATTATATGCCAAACCTATTTTAGATTTTGAAACCCATTATGACGATGTGGGACATTACTTTTTGAAACACTTCTTTAACAGAAAAGGAACTTGTTACGGGGTTATGGTTATCAATAAAAAAGGAGAATATCTGGTAGAAGGAGGTGAGTACAACCAGTATACCATTACTAATATGATACAACGACTTAAATAAAAGATATGAACAGACGCGCTATTTTCCCGGGATCTTTTGATCCCATAACTAACGGACACTTTGATATTATTACAAGAGGAGCTTCTTTGTTTGATGAAGTAATTGTAGCAATAGGAGTGAATGCTGAAAAAAAGTATATGTTCTCATTGGAAGACCGTAAGCGATTTATTGAAGAAGCATTCAAACACGAACCTAAAGTAAAAGTAATAACCTATCATGGTTTAACCATAGATTTATGCAAAAAGGAAAAAGCTGATTTTATTTTAAGAGGTTTGCGCAATCCTGCCGATTTTGAATTTGAAAAAGCTATCGCGCATACCAACCGTGTCATGTCTAAGATAGAAACCGTTTTCTTATTAACCGCAGCACGAACTTCCTTTATTTCATCCAGTATTGTTCGCGATGTATTGCGAAACGGCGGCGATGTTTCTAAGTTAGTTCCGGAATCGGTACAAGTACATAAATAGCCTGAAATATGAAAACTAAAACAGAATTATTAATAGCGCTTTGGATAGAATCCAGAACTCGGTTTACAAATCAACTTCAGAATTTATCAGAAAGCGATCTGACAAAGAGATTATTACCATCGCAAAATTCTGTCGGTTTTCTCATCAGACACATTGGCGATGTGGAGCTATTGTTCAGTAAAAATGTCTTTGGCGATAGTAGTGTAAAGGTTATTGCCAAAACAGTTATTGATAAAAGAGATACCGGTCAATGGACCAACTTAAATGAATTGAAAGAATATGTGGATCATTCTTTTAAGACCTTGTTAAACATTGTCCGACAACAAACGGATGAAGATTGGGAAACAGTTATTACTACTGCTGAATTCGGTACCAAAACTAAAGCGGAAGCTTTCGGACGAATAGTTTCTCATACAGCATATCATGCCGGGCAAATGGCAATCATTAATAAGTACGGAAGTTAAATGAATTTCGGAATAAAAGCCTATAACGAACAACAAATAGAACAGGAAAAAGAGATTTGTTTTTTGTTGGCACAAGAAATAGATAAAACTTTACCGGAGGCACAAAGTAAGATCTGGCATGCGCATCCTGTTTGGTTTATCAATGGAAATCCTGTAGCAGGATATAGTAAACTTAAAGGTTGTATCCGACTTTTGTTTTGGAGTGGTCAATCTTTTGAAGAAGACCAATTGCAAAGTGAAGGCAAATTTAAAGCTGCTGAAATACGCTATACAGACATTTCTCAGGTAGATACAAAAGATCTGACCCGATGGCTGAACAAATCAAAAACGATTCAGTGGGATTATAAAAATATCGTTAAGCGAAAAGGAGTTTTAGAACGATTGCTGTAGCTTAACCTCCTGTTAACTTTGAAATCCCTATCTTTGCCGCTTTTTAAGCCAAAAAGAGGTTTTCATTATGCAAAAAGTTTTTAATCTATTCGATTTTTCTCAGAAAGTAAACTATAAAACAGAGATCCTGGCCGGATTAACCGTTGCGATGACCATGATACCGGAATCTTTGTCATTTGCTATTTTGGCTGATTTTCCGCCACTAGTAGGTTTGTACGGTGCCTTTTTAATGGGAATCATAACTGCAATATTCGGCGGCAGACCCGGATTGATCTCAG
Proteins encoded in this window:
- a CDS encoding SRPBCC family protein yields the protein MQIYRLHRTQKLPIALNDAWDFFSDPKNLKRITPDYMGFEIISGAEKKMYPGQIIQYLVSPVLKIKTKWVTEITHVVPQEFFVDEQRFGPYALWHHKHFFKSINGGVEMEDIVDYKLPYGFIGQLVHPVLVKPKLEEIFKYRERKLNDLFGTYNDKL
- a CDS encoding DUF1801 domain-containing protein; translation: MNFGIKAYNEQQIEQEKEICFLLAQEIDKTLPEAQSKIWHAHPVWFINGNPVAGYSKLKGCIRLLFWSGQSFEEDQLQSEGKFKAAEIRYTDISQVDTKDLTRWLNKSKTIQWDYKNIVKRKGVLERLL
- the coaD gene encoding pantetheine-phosphate adenylyltransferase → MNRRAIFPGSFDPITNGHFDIITRGASLFDEVIVAIGVNAEKKYMFSLEDRKRFIEEAFKHEPKVKVITYHGLTIDLCKKEKADFILRGLRNPADFEFEKAIAHTNRVMSKIETVFLLTAARTSFISSSIVRDVLRNGGDVSKLVPESVQVHK
- a CDS encoding D-alanine--D-alanine ligase, whose translation is MKNVAIIMGGYSSEYKISLTSGNVVFQNLDRTKYKPYRIHILKEKWVYVDEDEQEFPINKHDFSVEKEGRKITFDVVFNAIHGTPGEDGLMQAYLELLQIPQTSCDYYQAALTFNKRDLLSVLKPYGIKTAQSFYLNQGDAINQEKIMEIVGLPCFVKPNKSGSSFGISKVKESSELLSAIENAYREDNEIIIESFLDGTEVSVGVINYKGEITVLPMTEIVSENDFFDYEAKYLGKSQEITPARISEEVHRKVAETAKKAYEILKMKGFSRSEFIIVNGEPYMLEMNTIPGLTNESILPQQAGKAGISLGQLFENAIELALKISL
- a CDS encoding DUF2911 domain-containing protein; the encoded protein is MRKFIVVAFLTLTAALSNAQVKTPQASPFAKVDQTVGLTEIEVEYCRPSAKGRIVYGELVPYGKNWRTGANANTTISFSDNVVINGKELKKGKYALYTTPRADSWDVIFYTDTSNWGLPQEWDEKKVALRTSVKPVTIGKPVESFTISINNLTNDSGTLDLAWERTSISIPFSVPTNEIAMSSIENVLAGPSMDDYYSAALYYYQSNGDMKKALLWINNAISMTPTGEDVPFWYLRLKALIQAKTGDKTGAIETAKYSLDGATKAGNNDYIKMNKDSISEWSK
- a CDS encoding cryptochrome/photolyase family protein, whose amino-acid sequence is MRIFWFRRDLRLEDNTGLYHALNSEEEVLPIFIFDPNILSQLPKNDARVTFIYQQLENLRNQLEHAGRRLAVFSDDPLQVFEKLIEENPITTVYTNHDYEPYARKRDKAVFQLLQQHAVSFKTCKDQVIFEKDEITKSDRSPYVIYTPYSKKWKEEWLHKTIVHHPSEKLLHKFAVHSYPFLQLKDIGFEYSTITVSPYDLSEKLIANYKETRNFPAIHGTSFLSTHLRFGTVSIRKIVQKADTCSDKTFLNELIWREFFMQILWHFPHTVHKSFKPQYNNIIWNTHEKNFQLWCEGKTGYPFVDAGMRELNTTGHMHNRVRMIVASFLCKHLLIDWRWGETYFAQKLLDYEQASNIGNWQWAAGSGVDAAPYFRIFNPTEQIKKFDPDLRYIKKWIPELETDSYPKPIVDHKEARIRCLETYKKALEKI
- a CDS encoding RluA family pseudouridine synthase — its product is MSNQINDNEPEDELYEHHRFEVSKGQQPLRVDKFLMNLIENVTRSKIQKAADAGNILVNDVPVKSNHKIKPNDIIKVMFEHPPYEHLLKGENIPLDIVYEDEQLIVINKPAGMVVHPGHGNYSGTLVNALAYHFDNLPMNSSERPGLVHRIDKDTSGLLVVAKTELAMDYLTKQFAEKTSEREYVALVWGNIEEDEGTIEGNIDRHPTNRMQMAVFPDGERGKPAVTHYKVLERLGYVTLVSCRLETGRTHQIRVHMKHIGHTLFNDERYGGNAILKGTTFTKYKQFVDNCFKVLPRQALHAKTLGFEHPVTKEFIRFDSEIPQDMVDCIEKWRVYSKAQQFEEE
- a CDS encoding DinB family protein; this translates as MKTKTELLIALWIESRTRFTNQLQNLSESDLTKRLLPSQNSVGFLIRHIGDVELLFSKNVFGDSSVKVIAKTVIDKRDTGQWTNLNELKEYVDHSFKTLLNIVRQQTDEDWETVITTAEFGTKTKAEAFGRIVSHTAYHAGQMAIINKYGS
- a CDS encoding PASTA domain-containing protein, giving the protein MSLRKFLTSKVFLIQIGIALGISIVLIFLLMKFLDIQTKHEEEIKVPDLSKMQLKIAEEKLAELNLELILLDTVDFKPDMPPYSVVEQDPKAGNNVKSGRKIYIKLNSGEYDDVTIPDFKDKTYRQISANIKSLGLHEGKKIYRPSIAKDVVLQLMQNGKKLKKGDKVKKTSKIDFVLGDGKELFNGSNINTDNETSTTNDNENQP